In one Candidatus Binatus sp. genomic region, the following are encoded:
- a CDS encoding ATP-binding protein, whose amino-acid sequence SHDLRSPLVNIMGFASELDVLRKQIFERLGELRAQVGSEQDGESDEALRSDVEEALSFIKSSIAKMDRLIGALLKLSREGQRQFQPQFIDMSQLLRSTLEALAYQAQDVNAKISIGELPAITSDRLALEQVFSNLMDNAVKYLRAGVPGSIEVRATESDGAITYEVRDNGRGIDASDRERIFDLFRRSGIQDRPGDGIGLAHARALVRRLGGSINVESEPDRGTVFKVMLPKRWPLPVSEMMA is encoded by the coding sequence AGCCACGACTTGCGCTCGCCTCTCGTCAATATTATGGGTTTCGCCAGCGAACTCGACGTTTTGCGGAAGCAAATCTTTGAGCGGCTCGGGGAACTGCGTGCTCAAGTCGGGAGCGAGCAGGATGGTGAAAGCGATGAGGCGTTGCGCAGCGACGTCGAAGAAGCACTCAGTTTCATCAAATCATCGATTGCGAAAATGGATCGACTCATCGGCGCCCTTCTCAAGCTGTCGCGCGAGGGGCAGCGTCAGTTTCAGCCGCAATTCATCGACATGTCGCAGTTGTTGCGATCTACTTTAGAGGCATTGGCTTATCAAGCGCAGGACGTTAACGCCAAGATCAGCATTGGAGAACTTCCGGCGATCACCAGCGACCGGCTCGCCCTCGAACAGGTGTTCTCGAATCTCATGGACAACGCGGTCAAGTATTTGCGGGCTGGCGTGCCTGGGAGCATCGAGGTCCGAGCGACCGAATCTGATGGAGCGATCACCTACGAGGTTCGCGACAACGGTCGCGGCATCGATGCAAGTGATCGCGAGCGTATCTTTGATCTGTTCCGAAGATCGGGCATTCAGGACCGGCCGGGCGATGGCATCGGCCTCGCTCACGCGCGTGCGCTTGTGCGGCGCCTCGGGGGCTCGATCAACGTCGAGAGTGAGCCTGACCGCGGCACCGTATTCAAAGTGATGTTGCCCAAGAGGTGGCCTCTGCCAGTAAGTGAGATGATGGCATGA